The following coding sequences are from one Salvia hispanica cultivar TCC Black 2014 chromosome 3, UniMelb_Shisp_WGS_1.0, whole genome shotgun sequence window:
- the LOC125215565 gene encoding 40S ribosomal protein S4-1 yields MARGLKKHLKRLNAPKHWMLDKLGGAFAPKPSSGPHKSRECLPLILILRNRLKYALTYREVIAILMQRHILVDGKVRTDKTYPAGFMDVVSIPKTNENFRLLYDTKGRFRLHSIRDEEAKFKLCKVRNIQFGKKGIPYLNTYDGRTIRYPDPLIKANDTIKLDLESNKITDFIKFDVGNVVMVTGGRNRGRVGILKNREKHKGSFETVHIQDATGHEFATRLGNVYTIGKGTKPWVSLPKGKGIKLSIIEEAKKRISAQAATA; encoded by the exons ATG GCTAGAGGATTGAAGAAACACTTGAAAAGGCTCAATGCCCCAAAGCACTGGATGTTGGATAAACTGGGTGGTGCTTTT GCCCCCAAACCATCATCTGGTCCCCATAAATCTAGGGAGTGCTTGCCTTTGATTCTCATTCTGCGAAACAGATTGAAGTATGCTTTAACTTACCGTGAGGTAATTGCCATTCTGATGCAACGCCATATCCTTGTTGATGGGAAAGTAAGGACTGACAAGACCTACCCTGCTGGATTTATGG ATGTGGTCTCGATCCCCAAGACCAATGAAAACTTCCGTCTGCTGTACGACACCAAGGGTCGTTTCAGGCTCCATTCTATCAGGGATGAGGAAGCCAAG TTCAAGCTGTGCAAAGTCCGCAATATCCAGTTTGGCAAGAAAGGCATTCCTTATCTCAACACTTATGATGGAAGGACCATCCGTTACCCCGACCCTCTCATCAAGGCCAATGACACAATCAAACTCGATCTTGAGAGCAACAAGATTACTGACTTCATCAAATTTGATGTAGGTAATGTTGTTATGGTTACTGGCGGTAGGAACAGAGGGCGTGTTGGTATTCTCAAGAACCGCGAAAAGCATAAGGGAAGCTTTGAGACTGTCCATATCCAGGATGCAACTGGGCATGAGTTTGCCACCCGATTGGGCAATGTCTATACTATCGGAAAGGGTACCAAGCCATGGGTATCTCTACCGAAGGGCAAGGGTATTAAGCTATCTATCATCGAGGAGGCTAAGAAGAGGATTAGTGCCCAAGCTGCTACAGCTTAG
- the LOC125216479 gene encoding protein trichome birefringence-like 34: protein MKHEYLKMGILSHCILGFSLLILACAVFYLSKNEVPTSYENISSSSCNLFEGRWVFDNVSLPFYEEKCSFMLGEFACESFGRKDLKYQNWRWQPHQCDLPRFNGTAFLEKIRGKKLVFVGDSLNRNQWTSMLCLIESSLGPSSLKTVVRDKNMRSFHSMEYNATIGLYWSPFMVESNCDDPLIHRVKTRVIRLMGIDKHARHWNDADILVFNSYLWWADPMTILWGTSFESSDAINQTVDGMSTRLYEMVLDIWSDWLEININRTKTKMFFMSPSPFHLYGKKWDELRNCYKETEPILDEGSIGLSILGFKMRVAELALEKLRTRGINIEYLNITHLSEFRRDAHPSIHKYFFHTISEEELANPTSYSDCSHWCLPGVPDVWNQILYSYIMNFL from the exons atgaaacatgaatatttgaaaatggGGATTCTCTCGCACTGCATTCTTGGCTTCTCTCTGTTGATTTTAGCCTGCGCCGTATTTTATCTGAGCAAGAACGAAGTTCCGACATCGTACGAGAATATTTCAAGTAGCAGCTGCAACTTATTTGAAGGTAGATGGGTTTTTGATAATGTATCACTCCCTTTCTACGAGGAAAAATGTTCGTTTATGTTGGGTGAGTTTGCGTGTGAGTCCTTTGGTAGAAAAGAtttgaaatatcaaaattggAGATGGCAACCTCATCAATGTGATCTTCCTAG GTTCAATGGAACGGCGTTTCTTGAGAAAATAAGGGGCAAAAAGCTCGTGTTTGTAGGCGACTCGTTGAATCGGAATCAATGGACGTCCATGCTTTGCTTGATCGAGTCCTCGCTTGGCCCATCGTCACTGAAAACAGTCGTCCGTGACAAGAATATGCGCTCTTTCCACTCGATG GAATATAATGCGACGATCGGGTTATACTGGTCTCCCTTCATGGTTGAGTCGAATTGTGACGACCCACTTATTCATCGTGTTAAAACTCGAGTTATTAGGCTTATGGGCATAGACAAGCACGCGAGGCATTGGAACGATGCAGATATACTTGTATTTAATTCCTATTTGTGGTGGGCGGATCCTATGACAATCTT ATGGGGAACATCATTCGAGAGCTCTGATGCCATAAATCAGACAGTGGATGGCATGAGCACTCGGCTCTACGAGATGGTCCTCGATATATGGTCGGATTGGCTagaaatcaacataaatcgaacaaaaacaaagatgtTTTTCATGAGCCCTTCACCTTTTCATCTATA CGGTAAAAAATGGGATGAGCTACGCAACTGCTACAAAGAAACAGAGCCAATTTTAGATGAGGGATCAATTGGTCTTTCAATTCTTGGTTTCAAAATGAGAGTCGCAGAATTAGCCTTGGAGAAGCTGAGGACTCGAGGCATAAacattgaatatttgaatataacaCATTTGTCAGAGTTTAGAAGGGATGCTCATCCCTCAATTCacaagtatttttttcatactatAAGTGAGGAGGAATTAGCAAATCCAACAAGCTACTCAGATTGCAGCCATTGGTGTCTTCCTGGAGTCCCTGATGTTTGGAATCAAATTCTTTATTcttatattatgaattttttatga